In Salinibacterium sp. ZJ70, one DNA window encodes the following:
- a CDS encoding sugar ABC transporter substrate-binding protein — protein MISLVALAGASALVLTGCSNSDSTGGSTNGGEASTRACIILPDTESSDRWENGDRPALEKALTDAGFEADIQNAQGDTNQYATIADQQLSKGCGVMLLTDHQGAAVAVTQKAQAEGIPVIAYDRPIEGADYYVSFDNEKVGELEGQSVVDGLKAAGKDPATAVVVYMGGDPADGNAAMFRTGAVRVMEEAGIKAAAEPTGIWDTEKSAENFEQALTALGGQVDAVWSANDANAQGVISILDKNGLTVPVSGQDASVAGLQNVLLGKQTATVYKPFQLEAAAAADLAIALLNGETPTVDKELEDGTPYIAVTPVLVGPAEVQKVIDDGNASASTLCTGDVAAACEQHGVK, from the coding sequence TTGATTTCGCTCGTTGCACTCGCCGGTGCCTCTGCACTGGTTCTGACCGGCTGTTCCAACTCCGACTCCACGGGCGGCAGCACGAACGGAGGCGAGGCGTCGACCCGCGCCTGCATCATCCTTCCCGACACCGAATCCTCCGACCGCTGGGAGAACGGCGACCGCCCCGCGCTCGAGAAGGCGCTCACCGACGCCGGCTTCGAGGCCGACATCCAGAACGCACAGGGAGACACCAACCAGTACGCCACGATCGCCGACCAGCAGCTCAGCAAGGGCTGCGGCGTGATGCTCCTCACCGACCACCAGGGCGCGGCTGTCGCCGTCACCCAGAAGGCTCAGGCCGAGGGCATCCCGGTCATCGCCTACGACCGTCCGATCGAGGGCGCCGACTACTACGTCTCGTTCGACAACGAGAAGGTCGGCGAGCTCGAAGGCCAGTCGGTCGTCGACGGACTGAAGGCCGCCGGCAAGGACCCGGCCACGGCTGTCGTCGTGTACATGGGCGGCGACCCCGCAGATGGAAACGCGGCGATGTTCCGCACCGGTGCCGTGCGCGTCATGGAGGAGGCGGGCATCAAGGCCGCCGCCGAGCCGACAGGCATCTGGGACACGGAGAAGTCGGCTGAGAACTTCGAGCAGGCTCTCACCGCCCTCGGCGGACAGGTCGACGCGGTGTGGTCGGCCAACGACGCCAACGCCCAGGGTGTCATCTCGATCCTCGACAAGAACGGCCTCACCGTTCCCGTCTCGGGTCAGGATGCCTCGGTCGCCGGCCTGCAGAACGTGCTGCTCGGCAAGCAGACCGCCACGGTCTACAAGCCGTTCCAGCTCGAGGCCGCCGCGGCTGCGGATCTCGCGATCGCTCTCCTCAACGGAGAGACCCCGACCGTCGACAAGGAGCTCGAGGACGGCACGCCCTACATCGCGGTCACCCCGGTGCTCGTCGGCCCGGCTGAGGTGCAGAAGGTCATCGACGACGGCAACGCGAGCGCCTCGACGCTCTGCACCGGCGACGTCGCAGCTGCCTGCGAGCAGCACGGCGTGAAGTAA
- a CDS encoding ATP-binding cassette domain-containing protein: MDEPLIELADVKKSFGPVNVLKGVNLKAYPGKVTALVGDNGAGKSTLIKGLAGVQPYDEGTVTFGGEVIHLHTPRDASRLGIEVVYQDLALCDNLDIVQNMFLGREETKYRTFDEGQMEREASDTLRSLSVRTVKSVRQKVSSLSGGQRQTVAIARAVLKKARLVILDEPTAALGVAQTEQVLSLVRRLADQGVAVIIISHNLQDVFKVCDYVNVLYLGTMVASIPTEQTNSDDVVGYITGSKTYNGASA; this comes from the coding sequence ATGGATGAGCCGCTCATCGAACTCGCCGATGTGAAGAAGAGCTTCGGCCCCGTGAACGTCCTCAAGGGCGTCAACCTCAAGGCCTACCCCGGCAAGGTCACCGCCCTCGTCGGCGACAACGGCGCCGGCAAGTCGACTCTCATCAAGGGCCTCGCGGGCGTGCAGCCCTACGACGAGGGAACCGTGACGTTCGGGGGCGAGGTGATCCACCTCCACACGCCGCGCGACGCCTCCCGTCTCGGCATCGAGGTCGTCTACCAGGACCTCGCCCTGTGCGACAACCTCGACATCGTGCAGAACATGTTCCTCGGGCGAGAGGAGACGAAGTACCGCACGTTCGACGAAGGCCAGATGGAGCGCGAGGCGAGCGACACGCTCCGTTCGCTCTCCGTGCGCACCGTGAAGTCGGTGCGACAGAAGGTCTCCTCGCTCTCCGGAGGTCAGCGCCAGACCGTCGCGATCGCGCGTGCCGTGCTCAAGAAGGCCCGGCTCGTGATCCTCGACGAGCCGACTGCGGCTCTCGGCGTCGCCCAGACCGAGCAGGTGCTCAGCCTCGTGCGGCGCCTCGCCGATCAGGGCGTCGCGGTCATCATCATCAGCCACAACCTGCAGGACGTCTTCAAGGTCTGCGACTACGTCAACGTGCTGTACCTCGGCACGATGGTCGCGTCGATCCCGACGGAGCAGACGAACAGCGACGACGTCGTCGGCTACATCACCGGCAGCAAGACCTACAACGGAGCGTCCGCATGA